One Atribacterota bacterium genomic region harbors:
- a CDS encoding sugar ABC transporter substrate-binding protein — MVFLVLLVLGSLAYAQDMPYKGVRITVALRSLPETDFIVSKLAEFKMMTGINVQIVTYPEQQLREREVIDVSTGAGAYDVIAIDSVFIPEFARAGWITPIEPYLDASYNVEDISAFVRGLLSYEGKIYAGPVYSEATQLMYRKDLFEEAGLQPPQTMEEYEEYAKKFTNPPDLFGVAMRGLRGNGMNIYIWSEWLWSYGGKYFDENWNPVFNSPEGILATENYAKLLQNYGPPGVATYGWDDVQNAFTSGKVAMIIDATNFYTRIEDPTKSAIAGKIGYAVVPAGPAGRFPGNYSLGFAISAVGAKTEQEKGAAAEFIKWATSQDIELSKALQANIISVTRDSVFNDPAFQAKFGGDWLTSTVESFRITYPGYRPLIEEWREIGDRLGIAVENVIAGIQPAKTALDEAAAYAAEVLMRTGKLKK; from the coding sequence TGATGGTGTTTCTTGTTCTTTTGGTATTGGGGTCTTTAGCCTACGCTCAGGATATGCCGTATAAGGGAGTACGGATTACCGTTGCTCTACGTTCCTTGCCAGAAACGGATTTCATCGTCAGTAAACTTGCTGAATTCAAGATGATGACGGGTATTAACGTTCAGATTGTCACCTATCCAGAGCAACAGTTGCGGGAACGGGAAGTCATCGATGTGAGTACCGGTGCAGGTGCCTACGATGTGATTGCCATCGACTCGGTGTTTATTCCAGAGTTCGCCAGGGCTGGCTGGATTACACCTATTGAACCGTATCTTGATGCTTCGTATAACGTGGAGGATATCAGTGCCTTTGTGCGGGGATTACTGTCCTACGAAGGGAAAATCTATGCTGGTCCGGTTTACAGTGAAGCTACTCAGTTGATGTATCGCAAGGACCTCTTTGAAGAAGCAGGATTACAACCCCCTCAGACCATGGAGGAGTACGAGGAGTATGCCAAGAAATTTACCAATCCCCCTGACCTCTTTGGAGTGGCCATGAGAGGGCTTCGTGGTAACGGTATGAATATTTACATCTGGTCTGAGTGGCTCTGGTCCTACGGTGGGAAGTATTTTGATGAAAATTGGAATCCGGTATTCAATTCACCGGAAGGGATTCTGGCTACAGAGAATTATGCCAAGCTCCTGCAGAATTACGGCCCTCCGGGCGTAGCCACTTATGGATGGGACGACGTACAGAATGCATTCACTTCGGGTAAAGTAGCCATGATTATCGATGCCACCAATTTCTATACTCGTATTGAGGACCCCACCAAATCTGCCATTGCTGGAAAGATTGGTTACGCCGTAGTCCCAGCTGGTCCAGCGGGAAGATTCCCAGGAAACTATTCGCTGGGATTTGCCATCAGTGCGGTAGGAGCCAAAACTGAGCAGGAAAAAGGAGCTGCAGCCGAGTTTATTAAATGGGCGACAAGTCAAGATATTGAACTTTCCAAAGCGCTGCAGGCCAATATCATCTCTGTGACTCGTGATTCGGTGTTTAATGATCCGGCTTTCCAGGCCAAGTTTGGAGGAGACTGGCTCACCTCAACCGTGGAATCCTTCAGAATCACCTATCCAGGATACCGTCCCCTTATTGAAGAATGGCGGGAAATTGGGGATCGCTTAGGTATCGCGGTGGAGAACGTGATTGCTGGGATTCAACCTGCCAAAACAGCTTTGGATGAAGCTGCAGCCTATGCAGCTGAAGTCCTGATGCGGACAGGAAAATTAAAGAAATAA
- a CDS encoding sugar ABC transporter permease has product MPRVLIQGGFMRQNGFMTTISENVWLMFLPALLILILITLPPFFYTIYLSVHDIDITKPYLGRHFIGLRNFMAIFSDKRAVGSFLNTGILIGGMVAIEFFLGLLLALVIDSFFKKSTWLITLIILPMTFPRVVVGLVWRIMLNPIVGIINYLLVPFGGGPVDWLARPGWAMFSIIMVDVWQWTPFMVLMLLAGLQSLPKEPFDASRVDGAGDLHVFRFITLPLLQPIIVVAVIFRLIDALRTFDIVYILTRGGPGTSTETVDIFAYYMGISEAGRISYAASASLIVLYVTVVLVTIFLRFSRQWREELY; this is encoded by the coding sequence ATGCCTCGCGTGCTTATTCAAGGGGGATTTATGCGCCAAAATGGATTCATGACCACAATCAGCGAGAATGTTTGGCTCATGTTTTTGCCAGCGCTTTTGATTTTAATTCTGATTACTCTGCCTCCTTTTTTCTATACCATTTATCTGAGTGTCCACGATATCGATATCACCAAACCGTATTTAGGGCGTCATTTCATTGGGCTGAGAAACTTTATGGCTATCTTTTCCGATAAACGGGCGGTGGGATCATTCCTGAACACCGGTATCCTCATTGGTGGAATGGTGGCCATTGAGTTTTTCCTGGGGCTTTTACTGGCCCTGGTGATTGATTCCTTTTTTAAGAAATCCACCTGGCTGATTACCCTGATTATCCTTCCCATGACTTTCCCCCGGGTAGTGGTGGGTTTGGTATGGCGGATTATGCTCAATCCCATCGTGGGGATCATCAATTATCTTTTAGTTCCCTTTGGTGGAGGACCGGTGGACTGGCTGGCACGACCAGGATGGGCGATGTTCTCCATTATCATGGTGGATGTCTGGCAGTGGACTCCCTTTATGGTACTTATGCTTCTGGCTGGTCTCCAGAGCCTTCCCAAGGAACCTTTTGATGCTTCGAGGGTTGATGGGGCAGGAGACTTGCACGTTTTTCGCTTCATTACCCTGCCTTTACTGCAACCCATTATCGTGGTGGCAGTCATTTTCCGACTCATTGATGCCCTGCGAACCTTTGATATTGTTTATATTCTTACTCGGGGTGGTCCTGGAACCTCAACCGAAACTGTGGATATTTTTGCCTACTATATGGGTATTTCTGAAGCGGGCCGTATTTCATATGCTGCTTCAGCATCCCTCATTGTTCTCTATGTGACCGTGGTTCTGGTGACCATCTTCTTGAGGTTCAGCCGCCAATGGAGAGAAGAACTGTACTGA
- a CDS encoding carbohydrate ABC transporter permease: MERRTVLKKTLAYLFVIVTLVALYFPVYWLITMSLKVRIDIMSIPPRWLFTPTLANFSWLFNHYSLQNAVITSIIVALSATCISLALGIPCAFALSRFAIPRKKDIEFWIATTRMLPPVAVIIPFYFIWMSLRLLDTRTSLVITYLVINLPLIIWIMMGFFRALPRELEEAARVDGASRWGSFFKVTLPLALPGIGASSILSFIFNWNEFFFAFVLTTTNRTLPVEVASFMAVGLEVKYGEMAAAGVLASIPSLIFAILARKLIVTGFRGIAGFALK, translated from the coding sequence ATGGAGAGAAGAACTGTACTGAAAAAAACCTTAGCGTACCTTTTTGTCATTGTTACGCTGGTAGCGCTCTATTTCCCAGTTTACTGGTTAATTACCATGTCACTGAAAGTACGAATTGATATCATGTCCATTCCCCCGCGCTGGCTCTTCACACCAACTTTAGCCAATTTTTCCTGGCTTTTTAACCATTACAGCTTACAAAACGCGGTGATAACGAGTATTATCGTCGCGCTGAGTGCTACCTGTATTTCCCTGGCGTTGGGTATTCCCTGCGCTTTTGCCCTGAGCCGTTTTGCCATTCCCAGAAAGAAGGATATCGAATTCTGGATTGCCACCACCCGTATGCTTCCTCCGGTGGCGGTGATCATTCCTTTTTATTTCATCTGGATGAGTTTGCGACTGTTGGACACCCGAACTTCATTGGTCATCACGTATCTCGTCATCAATCTCCCCCTCATTATCTGGATTATGATGGGGTTTTTCCGGGCTTTACCCCGGGAACTGGAAGAAGCCGCTCGGGTGGATGGGGCATCCCGCTGGGGGTCTTTTTTCAAAGTGACTTTACCACTGGCTCTTCCTGGTATCGGAGCATCCAGCATTCTTTCCTTCATCTTCAATTGGAATGAATTCTTTTTTGCTTTTGTTTTGACCACCACCAATCGAACCTTGCCAGTCGAGGTTGCCTCTTTTATGGCAGTGGGTCTTGAAGTAAAATACGGTGAAATGGCGGCAGCGGGAGTCCTGGCTTCGATTCCTTCCCTTATTTTTGCTATTCTGGCTCGTAAGCTTATTGTTACTGGTTTTCGAGGTATTGCCGGTTTCGCTTTGAAGTAA
- a CDS encoding ATP-binding protein, producing the protein MERMDISKYCLQAEDLRWVFDWQSLPFDCTDDVEDLEGFLGQDRAIGAIEFALRVDKPGYNLFVVGPVGAGRASAVRSCIERLLEERKEKGLLPPLYDWCYVFNFQNPDRPKVLKLPKGEGRGLAKRLDELLKALKDIIPKTFASDEYKNQKQILVDEHQRRHRQIIQGLEREALEENFAFRMTSMGPLLVPLVDGKPMNQEQYLALSEEEKEVIESKRQKLLNRINETFERIHQLEMELKNRIGELDYRVADFAVSPLFKELLEVYPFSEEVSDFLKALKEFTLSYLHIFRDSQEAPAQPMHLVPYQRLQDPFLPFKVNVFVDNSSTEVAPVIFETHPNWTNLFGRIERRAFMGTYFSDHTMLKAGSLHQANDGYIVIYFHDLIANPGAWEGLKRTLKNREVRMEDPFEQFGLIAPQGLRPEPLPFNAKVVLIGHEFYYRLLTVWDEDFRDLFKVKADFDYQMESKEETILSFACFIKRCCREDSLLPFDRSGVGKVLEYAARRVAHKKKLTTQFGFIRDILIESDFWARQEGAEKVSSSHVQKALEERKKRLSLLADRIEELIQEDILLIDTEGAVIGQINGLAVYDLGDFSFGRPSRITARTYLGKQGVINIERESRLSGRIHDKGVLIMSGYLGYRYAQDKPLSMSATICFEQSYEGVEGDSASLAETCAVLSELAETPLRQDIAVTGSINQKGEVQAIGGVNEKIEGFFRVCRARGFNGRQGVIIPKSNVQHLMLSEEVIEAVQRGEFWVYAVSSVDEAMEILTGIPAGEKVNGVFQEGTVNYRVDQKLRKINELLRGFEEKREKKEEDGSEDKPAL; encoded by the coding sequence ATGGAGCGTATGGATATATCGAAGTATTGTCTGCAAGCTGAGGATCTTCGCTGGGTGTTTGACTGGCAGTCTTTACCCTTTGACTGTACCGATGACGTTGAAGACTTGGAAGGGTTTTTGGGGCAGGATAGAGCCATTGGGGCCATTGAGTTTGCATTGCGGGTTGATAAACCAGGATACAACCTCTTTGTGGTTGGTCCAGTGGGAGCGGGAAGAGCCAGTGCAGTGCGGAGCTGTATTGAGCGACTTCTTGAGGAAAGAAAAGAAAAGGGATTGCTGCCCCCTCTTTACGACTGGTGTTATGTATTCAACTTTCAGAATCCTGATCGTCCCAAAGTATTGAAGTTACCCAAGGGAGAAGGGAGGGGTCTGGCAAAGCGGCTTGATGAGCTTCTGAAGGCGTTGAAAGATATTATTCCCAAGACTTTTGCCAGTGATGAGTATAAAAACCAAAAGCAAATTCTGGTTGATGAACATCAGAGGAGACATCGTCAAATCATTCAGGGATTGGAGCGAGAAGCGCTGGAAGAAAATTTTGCCTTCCGGATGACATCTATGGGGCCGTTGCTCGTACCCCTGGTTGATGGCAAGCCGATGAATCAAGAGCAGTATCTGGCTTTGAGTGAAGAGGAAAAGGAAGTAATCGAGTCCAAGCGACAAAAATTGTTGAATCGAATCAATGAGACTTTTGAGCGGATTCATCAACTGGAAATGGAGCTGAAGAATCGGATTGGTGAACTTGACTATCGAGTGGCCGATTTCGCAGTGAGCCCTCTTTTTAAGGAACTTTTGGAAGTGTACCCATTTTCTGAGGAGGTCAGTGATTTTCTAAAAGCTCTCAAAGAATTTACCCTTTCGTACCTCCATATTTTCCGGGATTCGCAGGAGGCGCCGGCTCAACCCATGCACCTTGTACCGTATCAGCGCCTGCAGGACCCGTTTCTTCCTTTCAAGGTGAATGTTTTTGTGGATAATTCTTCCACCGAAGTTGCCCCGGTCATTTTTGAGACCCATCCCAACTGGACCAATCTTTTCGGAAGGATTGAGCGTCGGGCTTTCATGGGAACATATTTCAGTGATCACACCATGTTGAAGGCAGGTTCGCTCCATCAGGCCAATGATGGCTATATTGTCATTTATTTTCATGATCTCATTGCCAATCCTGGAGCCTGGGAGGGCTTAAAGAGAACCCTCAAAAATCGAGAAGTGAGGATGGAAGATCCATTTGAACAGTTTGGACTTATCGCCCCACAAGGACTTCGGCCAGAACCCTTACCTTTTAATGCCAAGGTTGTCCTCATTGGTCATGAATTCTATTATCGTCTTCTGACCGTCTGGGATGAAGATTTTCGGGATTTATTTAAGGTCAAGGCTGATTTTGATTACCAGATGGAGAGCAAAGAAGAAACCATTCTCTCTTTTGCCTGCTTTATTAAGCGTTGTTGCCGTGAAGACTCGCTTTTGCCTTTTGACCGCAGTGGCGTTGGTAAGGTTTTGGAGTATGCTGCCCGGAGGGTCGCGCATAAGAAAAAGTTGACCACCCAGTTTGGTTTCATTCGCGATATCCTAATCGAATCAGACTTTTGGGCCCGTCAGGAAGGAGCAGAAAAGGTTTCAAGTAGCCATGTGCAGAAAGCTCTGGAAGAACGAAAAAAACGCCTGAGCCTTCTTGCGGATCGGATTGAGGAGCTGATTCAGGAGGATATACTACTTATTGATACCGAAGGTGCAGTGATCGGGCAGATTAATGGTCTGGCGGTATATGACCTGGGTGATTTCAGTTTTGGACGGCCATCCCGTATAACTGCTCGGACTTATTTGGGAAAACAGGGAGTCATTAATATTGAGCGAGAATCCCGCTTAAGCGGCCGCATCCACGATAAGGGAGTGCTCATCATGAGTGGGTACCTGGGGTACCGCTATGCCCAGGATAAGCCGCTTTCTATGTCGGCTACCATTTGCTTTGAGCAGTCCTACGAGGGGGTGGAGGGTGATAGTGCGTCGTTGGCTGAAACCTGTGCAGTGCTTTCCGAACTTGCTGAAACTCCCCTGCGTCAGGATATCGCCGTGACTGGTTCCATTAATCAGAAAGGTGAAGTACAGGCCATTGGGGGAGTCAACGAAAAGATTGAAGGATTCTTTCGGGTCTGTCGAGCCCGAGGGTTTAACGGGCGTCAAGGCGTTATTATTCCCAAAAGCAACGTTCAGCACTTGATGTTGAGTGAAGAGGTGATTGAAGCCGTTCAAAGGGGCGAATTTTGGGTTTATGCCGTTTCCTCGGTTGATGAAGCTATGGAGATTTTAACCGGTATTCCTGCTGGGGAAAAAGTTAATGGTGTTTTCCAAGAAGGAACGGTGAATTATCGGGTTGACCAAAAATTACGGAAAATCAACGAGTTGCTTCGGGGTTTTGAGGAGAAACGGGAAAAAAAGGAGGAAGATGGGAGCGAGGACAAACCTGCCTTGTGA